A section of the Carassius carassius chromosome 17, fCarCar2.1, whole genome shotgun sequence genome encodes:
- the LOC132160750 gene encoding ankyrin repeat and SAM domain-containing protein 1A-like isoform X3 — MMWQCHISASECRCYRLNGFSLLKRHPLSADAAGSRVLEQSVGEWLEHLGFPQYESKLVLNGFDDLRYMGSNVMEDQDLQGIGITDPGHRKKILHAAKTLPKVKALGCDGSTSLSSWLETLGLGEYLHNFLSSGYRTLDCVKNLWELEIVNVLKIGLLGHRKRIIASISERPYEEAPSKSNRFSQLKIQDLLSQNTSPLSYMDPYTSRSMDMLLPLGELGRKSRALDQDGSISLRSFGERSRSHDRRADRHSRLHIRPSSHSATYTTVSTWHHHPDKLITESCVYEARYLGSVIIRDLRGIESTQEACARIRKSKDHRKGPVIILNITYKGVKFVDAATKAMVAEHEIQNISCAAQDPDDLCTFAYITKDLKSGYHFCHVFTTVEVTQTYEIILTLGQAFEVAYQMALQAQKARRHSSYAGPASENIETKTNRPTSQSRDSMRRSTIDPLEPEMDLQSLGSTSWLYEPRESSRPSSSTKYETTIF; from the exons ATGATGTGGCAGTGCCACATCTCGGCCTCCGAGTGCCGCTGCTACAGGCTAAATGGTTTTTCGCTGCTCAAACGCCATCCTTTGTCGGCAGATGCAGCTGGGAGCCGGGTGCTGGAGCAGTCAGTGGGGGAGTGGCTGGAACACTTGGGCTTTCCTCAGTACGAGAGCAAACTGGTGCTCAATGGCTTCGATGACCTGCGCTATATG GGGAGTAACGTGATGGAAGATCAGGACCTTCAGGGAATTGGCATCACCGACCCAGGCCACAGAAAGAAAATCCTTCATGCAGCAAAAACCCTCCCAAAG GTGAAAGCTCTGGGGTGTGACGGCAGCACCTCTCTGTCCTCATGGCTGGAAACTCTGGGTCTTGGAGAGTATCTGCACAACTTCCTGTCTAGCGGATATCGCACCCTGGACTGCGTTAAGAACCTGTGGGAGCTTGAAATTGTTAAT GTGTTGAAAATTGGCCTTCTTGGTCACAGAAAAAGAATCATAGCCTCGATATCAGAGCGACCGTATGAGGAAGCGCCTTCGAAATCCAACCGCTTTTCTCAACTCAAG ATTCAGGACCTGTTGTCTCAAAATACATCACCGCTCAGTTATATGGATCCGTACACCAGTCGCTCCATGGATATGCTGCTTCCATTGGGAGAATTAGGCAGAAAGAGCCGAGCGTTGGATCAGGATGGCAGTATTTCCCTTCGCTCCTTCGGTGAAAGATCACGCTCACAT GACCGTCGTGCAGATCGACATTCGCGTCTACATATTCGCCCTTCCAGCCACTCCGCCACATATACCACAGTCTCCACCTGGCACCATCACCCAGACAAACTTATCACCGAGTCCTGCGTTTATGAGGCCAGA TATTTAGGTTCTGTGATCATCCGAGACCTACGAGGAATTGAATCTACACAGGAGGCCTGCGCTAGAATAaga AAATCAAAGGATCACAGGAAAGGTCCCGTCATAATACTAAATATCACCTACAAAGGAGTCAAGTTTGTTGACGCAGCCACCAAG GCGATGGTTGCAGAGCATGAGATCCAGAACATCTCTTGTGCAGCCCAGGATCCGGATGACCTTTGCACATTTGCATACATCACAAAAGATCTGAAGTCTGGTTATCACTTCTGCCATGTCTTCACTACAGTAGAAGTG ACACAGACCTATGAGATCATCCTGACACTGGGACAGGCGTTTGAGGTGGCATATCAGATGGCTCTCCAGGCACAGAAGGCCCGTCGTCACAGTTCGTATGCTGGTCCAGCCTCCGAAAACATAGAAACCAAGACCAACAGGCCCACCTCGCAGTCCCGCGATAGCATGCGCCGCTCCACC ATCGACCCTCTGGAGCCGGAAATGGACCTGCAGTCCCTGGGCAGCACCAGTTGGCTCTACGAACCGAGGGAGTCCTCCAGGCCTTCGAGTAGCACCAAGTATGAGACCACCATATTTTGA
- the LOC132160752 gene encoding U1 small nuclear ribonucleoprotein C — translation MPKFYCDYCDTYLTHDSPSVRKTHCSGRKHKENVKDYYQKWMEEQAQNLIDKTTAAFQQGKIPPTPFPGAPPPGGSLLPHPNISGPPRPGMLPAPPMGGPPMIPMMGPPPHGMMPGGPGLGMRPPMGGPMQMMPGPHMMRPPARPMMPAIRPGMVRPDR, via the exons ATGCCGAA GTTTTATTGTGATTATTGTGACACATACTTGACACACGATTCG CCGTCAGTCAGAAAGACACACTGCAGCGGACGAAAACATAAAGAAAATGTGAAAGATTATTATCAGAAATGGATGGAGGAGCAGGCTCAGAATCTCATCGACAAAACAA CGGCTGCTTTCCAGCAGGGTAAAATCCCCCCCACCCCGTTCCCTGGAGCCCCTCCACCTGGCGGATCTCTGCTGCCGCATCCAAATATTA GTGGACCTCCGAGACCGGGCATGTTACCAGCTCCACCCATGGGTGGTCCTCCTATGATCCCCATGATGGGTCCCCCTCCTCACGGCATGATGCCTGGAGGACCAG GTCTAGGTATGCGGCCACCAATGGGTGGACCTATGCAAATGATGCCCGGGCCACACATGATGCGACCTCCCGCTCGGCCAATGATGCCGGCCATTAGACCCGGTATGGTGCGACCCGATCGATAA